The proteins below come from a single Limosilactobacillus reuteri genomic window:
- a CDS encoding 2-oxo acid dehydrogenase subunit E2 — translation MAYIFRLPEMGEGLTEGDVASWLVKEGEAIKADDPLIEIQTDKSTTQLVSPVDGTVKKLFVKEDDHVEKGDKLAEIDDGKPGISTNVESEDDDDETDTGSEEATESEKSTAPAADSPSEDNSPKGGVAPLAEPNKLVMAMPSVRQYARDKGVDISLVQPSGNHGQVLKEDIDNFNGSAAPAKEEKSAAMSAKTAPVAAKTAGNTIKPWNTDLEEREPMSNMRKIIAKTTRESKDISPHVTSFDEVEVSALMASRKKYKAVAAEQDIHLTFLPYIIKALVATCKKFPELNASIDDSTQEIVYKHYYNVGILTNTDHGLYNPNIKNADSKSMFEIAKEITENTQAAFDNKLSPESMAGRTISISNIGSIGGGWFTPVINQPDVAILGVGRIDKEPYVNEDGEIVVGRMMKLSLTYDHRLIDGGLAQHALNYMNKLLHDPELLMMEG, via the coding sequence ATGGCATACATTTTTAGACTACCAGAAATGGGAGAAGGATTAACTGAAGGTGATGTTGCTTCTTGGCTCGTTAAAGAAGGAGAAGCAATTAAAGCTGATGATCCTTTAATTGAAATTCAAACTGATAAATCGACTACTCAATTGGTATCCCCAGTTGATGGAACTGTCAAAAAATTATTTGTAAAAGAAGACGACCACGTTGAAAAGGGCGACAAGCTCGCTGAAATTGATGATGGTAAGCCTGGTATTAGTACAAACGTCGAAAGCGAAGACGACGATGATGAAACTGATACAGGCAGTGAAGAAGCTACTGAAAGTGAAAAATCCACGGCTCCAGCTGCAGATTCTCCTTCAGAAGATAATTCTCCAAAGGGTGGAGTAGCTCCACTTGCAGAACCAAACAAGCTTGTAATGGCAATGCCTTCTGTTCGTCAATATGCCCGTGATAAGGGTGTTGATATTTCACTTGTTCAACCAAGTGGTAACCACGGTCAAGTTCTTAAAGAAGATATTGATAACTTTAATGGGTCAGCTGCTCCAGCTAAGGAAGAAAAGAGTGCAGCTATGTCAGCTAAGACTGCTCCAGTTGCAGCTAAGACCGCTGGTAATACAATCAAGCCATGGAATACCGACCTTGAAGAACGTGAACCAATGTCTAATATGCGGAAGATTATCGCTAAGACTACTCGTGAATCAAAGGATATCTCGCCACATGTTACATCATTTGATGAAGTTGAAGTATCTGCTCTAATGGCTAGTCGCAAGAAGTACAAGGCAGTTGCTGCAGAACAAGATATTCACTTGACTTTCTTGCCATACATTATTAAGGCTTTAGTTGCCACATGCAAGAAGTTCCCAGAATTAAATGCTTCAATTGATGATTCTACTCAAGAAATTGTTTACAAGCACTACTATAATGTTGGGATCCTTACAAACACTGACCACGGTCTCTATAATCCAAATATTAAGAATGCAGATTCTAAGAGCATGTTTGAGATTGCAAAAGAAATTACCGAAAATACTCAAGCGGCCTTTGATAACAAGCTAAGTCCGGAATCAATGGCTGGTCGGACTATCAGTATCAGTAATATTGGTTCAATTGGCGGTGGCTGGTTCACCCCTGTTATCAACCAACCAGATGTTGCCATTCTTGGTGTTGGTCGAATTGACAAGGAACCATACGTTAACGAAGATGGTGAAATTGTTGTTGGTCGAATGATGAAGTTATCATTGACTTACGATCACCGTTTAATTGATGGTGGACTTGCACAACATGCATTGAACTACATGAACAAGTTATTACATGATCCAGAATTATTGATGATGGAGGGCTAG
- a CDS encoding GntP family permease, which translates to MISWWGALIGLALAIFLILRKLDPVYSLLLGAIVGAVIGGAGLEGTINILVKGEQSVMGTVLRVLAAGMLAGVMMDSGAAETLARTIVNKFGDRLAIFALALATMIITAVGVFIPVAVLIVAPIALEVGRNMHISKLSLLVALSGGGKAGNIISPNANTIAAAKGFGLELSQVMIADFIPAVIALIVTVVVARMIRKKGRAVLEQDLEDSAKTIKQSDLPTFKQAIVAPVIAIVLLLLGPIGTICHLPLLAKVNLDATYVLPFAAIIGALAMGKGEKIKSYAQTGVSRMTGVVMILIGAGAIGATITASTFPELLIELIKASHVPGVLLAPLSGILMAGATASTSTGVILATGSFAKSILGFGVAPLAAAAMVHTGAIVIDQLPQGNYFHVTANAMHMDIKERSQGIFYEFLVGGSAMLTATILYGFLHLL; encoded by the coding sequence ATGATTTCTTGGTGGGGAGCATTAATAGGATTAGCACTTGCGATTTTTTTAATTTTACGAAAATTAGATCCAGTATATTCATTATTACTAGGTGCAATAGTCGGCGCCGTTATTGGTGGGGCTGGTTTAGAAGGAACTATTAATATTTTGGTTAAAGGTGAACAAAGTGTAATGGGAACGGTCCTTCGAGTATTAGCAGCAGGAATGTTAGCTGGTGTTATGATGGATTCTGGGGCTGCCGAAACCCTTGCACGGACAATCGTTAATAAATTTGGTGATCGGTTAGCTATTTTTGCATTAGCTCTAGCAACGATGATAATTACAGCTGTGGGTGTCTTTATCCCAGTCGCTGTTTTAATTGTTGCACCAATTGCCCTTGAAGTTGGTCGCAATATGCATATTTCAAAATTATCTTTATTGGTTGCCTTATCTGGTGGAGGCAAGGCAGGTAACATAATCTCACCAAATGCAAATACAATTGCAGCAGCAAAGGGTTTTGGGCTTGAACTAAGTCAAGTAATGATTGCTGATTTTATTCCTGCCGTCATCGCTTTAATAGTTACAGTTGTTGTAGCTAGAATGATCCGCAAAAAAGGTAGGGCAGTTCTAGAACAAGATCTTGAAGATAGTGCAAAAACAATCAAGCAAAGTGATTTGCCGACATTTAAACAAGCCATCGTTGCTCCTGTTATTGCAATAGTTTTACTTTTATTAGGACCAATTGGAACTATTTGTCATTTACCATTATTAGCAAAAGTAAATTTAGATGCTACCTATGTTTTGCCATTTGCAGCAATAATAGGTGCTCTAGCAATGGGAAAAGGTGAAAAAATTAAGAGTTATGCTCAGACCGGTGTTAGTCGAATGACTGGCGTAGTAATGATTTTAATTGGTGCAGGTGCAATTGGTGCTACTATTACTGCGTCTACTTTCCCAGAGTTATTAATCGAACTTATTAAGGCAAGTCATGTGCCTGGTGTCTTATTAGCACCACTTTCTGGTATTCTCATGGCCGGAGCAACTGCTTCAACCTCTACGGGTGTTATTTTAGCTACTGGTTCTTTTGCCAAGTCTATTTTAGGATTTGGTGTTGCACCACTTGCAGCGGCTGCAATGGTTCATACTGGGGCGATTGTCATTGACCAATTACCTCAAGGAAACTATTTCCACGTTACAGCGAATGCAATGCATATGGATATTAAAGAACGATCGCAAGGTATTTTTTATGAATTCTTAGTTGGAGGTTCCGCAATGTTAACCGCAACTATCTTGTATGGCTTTTTGCATTTACTATAA
- a CDS encoding diacylglycerol/lipid kinase family protein, with protein MNYSIILNRHAGNGNAEKAWSSIKPVLDQQQIDYHMETTKYPNHGEYLASQIAQSHNARSTIVIAIGGDGTLHQVVNGLMKTAKRLNKKPLAVGYIPAGTGNDFARGYGISMHPQRALNQILTADAPQKINIGHYHEAIRGEEGYFLNNLGIGFDAAIVSRANTFKARHKKNHIGRFTYLQKAIGVIYDQEPFTLMIQSGRERFIFPKAYIAITSNHPFIGGGFKVAPSASLKKPSLELVVAERKGWPMTIWQLLQLAQGNLDQSKFAHHFQSDNLHITTTSLEFSQTDGEEIGNRFIDLTLDISQYPIWQTTEK; from the coding sequence ATGAATTATTCAATCATCCTCAACCGTCATGCTGGTAATGGTAATGCAGAAAAGGCATGGTCGTCAATTAAACCGGTCTTAGATCAACAACAAATTGATTATCACATGGAAACAACTAAGTATCCTAATCATGGAGAATACCTTGCCAGCCAAATCGCCCAATCTCATAATGCGAGATCAACAATTGTCATTGCGATTGGTGGTGATGGTACGCTACATCAAGTTGTTAATGGACTTATGAAGACGGCCAAGCGATTGAATAAAAAACCACTTGCGGTTGGATATATTCCTGCTGGGACAGGAAATGATTTTGCCCGCGGTTACGGGATTTCTATGCATCCACAAAGGGCATTAAATCAAATTTTAACTGCAGACGCACCACAAAAAATTAACATTGGTCATTATCATGAGGCGATTCGGGGTGAAGAAGGTTATTTTCTTAATAATTTAGGGATTGGTTTTGACGCGGCAATTGTTAGTCGTGCTAATACGTTTAAGGCTCGTCACAAGAAAAATCATATTGGGCGTTTCACCTACCTCCAAAAGGCAATTGGAGTAATCTATGATCAAGAGCCCTTTACCCTGATGATTCAATCTGGGCGTGAACGCTTTATTTTTCCTAAAGCTTACATCGCAATTACCAGCAACCATCCATTTATCGGTGGTGGATTTAAAGTTGCCCCAAGTGCTTCGTTAAAGAAACCATCATTGGAATTAGTCGTCGCTGAACGGAAAGGATGGCCTATGACAATATGGCAATTGCTGCAATTAGCCCAAGGCAATTTAGATCAATCAAAATTTGCCCACCACTTCCAAAGCGATAATCTCCACATCACAACTACTTCACTAGAATTTAGTCAAACTGACGGAGAAGAAATAGGTAATCGTTTTATCGACCTCACCCTAGACATTAGTCAATATCCAATTTGGCAAACAACAGAAAAATAA
- a CDS encoding DNA-directed RNA polymerase subunit epsilon, producing MTFKVYYQADKTKRPVRENTQSLYIEADSEAEALLMVEHNTDYNIEFVEQLDEKALAYEKQNPNFKLTTF from the coding sequence ATGACTTTTAAAGTATACTACCAAGCTGATAAGACAAAACGCCCAGTTCGTGAAAACACTCAATCATTGTATATTGAAGCTGATTCAGAAGCTGAAGCACTTTTAATGGTTGAACACAATACTGACTACAATATTGAATTTGTAGAACAACTTGATGAAAAGGCCCTTGCTTACGAAAAGCAAAACCCTAACTTTAAGTTGACGACGTTCTAA
- a CDS encoding aspartate-semialdehyde dehydrogenase produces MSKEYNVAILGATGAVGTRMIQQLEQSTIPVKSVKLLASAKSAGKQLSFKGQPITVEETTPDSFNGVDIVLSSAGGSVSKKFLPEAVKRGAVCVDNTSAFRMEPDVPLVVPEVNEEALKNHHGIIANPNCSTIQMVVALEPIRQAFGLNQIIVSTYQAASGAGQSALNELRQETQDYLDGKDMQADAKILPTKGDKKHYPLAFNLLPQIDVFEDDGYSHEEWKMIHETKKIMLNDMDAKDIKVTATCVRVPVPIAHGESIYFTVDDPTVTVDQLRAVLKDAPGVALQDDPAHQVYPQPINAVGKRDTFVGRLRADEENPGSFNMWVVADNLLKGAAWNTVENAERLVANGLV; encoded by the coding sequence ATGAGTAAAGAATATAATGTCGCAATTTTGGGTGCTACTGGTGCAGTTGGTACACGGATGATTCAGCAATTGGAACAATCAACAATTCCAGTAAAGAGTGTGAAATTACTGGCATCTGCTAAGTCAGCTGGTAAACAATTATCATTTAAAGGCCAACCGATCACTGTTGAAGAAACGACACCTGATTCTTTTAATGGGGTTGATATTGTGCTTTCATCTGCTGGTGGATCAGTATCAAAAAAGTTCCTTCCAGAAGCAGTAAAACGGGGAGCAGTTTGTGTTGATAATACGAGTGCTTTTCGAATGGAACCTGATGTACCGCTAGTAGTTCCAGAAGTAAATGAAGAGGCGTTAAAAAATCATCACGGAATCATTGCTAATCCTAACTGTTCGACAATTCAAATGGTGGTAGCATTGGAACCAATCCGCCAAGCATTTGGATTAAATCAAATTATTGTTTCGACTTACCAAGCAGCTTCAGGAGCAGGCCAATCAGCCTTAAATGAATTACGACAAGAAACTCAAGACTACCTTGATGGTAAAGATATGCAAGCAGATGCCAAGATTTTGCCAACAAAGGGTGACAAGAAGCATTATCCATTAGCTTTTAATTTATTACCCCAGATCGATGTCTTTGAAGATGATGGTTACTCCCATGAAGAATGGAAGATGATCCACGAAACAAAGAAGATCATGTTAAACGACATGGACGCTAAGGATATTAAGGTTACTGCCACTTGTGTTCGTGTACCTGTCCCAATTGCTCATGGAGAATCGATTTACTTTACTGTTGATGATCCAACGGTAACTGTTGACCAATTGCGGGCAGTATTAAAGGACGCTCCCGGGGTAGCTCTGCAGGATGATCCTGCGCACCAGGTTTATCCTCAACCAATTAATGCTGTTGGCAAGCGTGACACTTTTGTTGGTCGTCTCCGTGCAGATGAAGAAAATCCTGGTTCCTTTAATATGTGGGTTGTTGCTGATAATCTCCTTAAAGGGGCGGCTTGGAATACCGTTGAAAATGCAGAACGTTTAGTCGCAAATGGGTTAGTTTAA
- the pdhA gene encoding pyruvate dehydrogenase (acetyl-transferring) E1 component subunit alpha: MANTKAVNFAEIKANEGVPYAKPVQILDNDGNVVNEELMANFNDELLVDLMKKMVWARALHEQTMSFSKQGRLGFYAPTWGEEASEMGTAAAFKKQDFLFPAYRDLPQLIQHGATVAQMYLWSKGHIKGNLFDARALRPQIIIGAQMVEMAGGALGIKKNGEKDTVAYAYTGEGGSSQGDTYEGMNFAGAFQVPGVFIIQNNGWAISFPRKLQTETQTIAQKAVAAGIPGVQVDGMDVLACYEVAKEAREFAAAGNGPVLIETLTYRFGAHSSAGDDPTRYRTEDETKPWFDKDPLIRLRKYLTKKGLWSEEEEQKYADECKQSFKEAMKEADSVEPEKVSDMLKRTFEVPTPDIKEQIKKYEEKESK; this comes from the coding sequence ATGGCCAATACCAAAGCTGTCAATTTTGCTGAGATTAAAGCCAATGAAGGGGTACCTTATGCAAAACCCGTACAAATTCTGGATAACGACGGAAATGTTGTTAACGAAGAATTAATGGCTAATTTCAATGATGAATTATTAGTTGACTTAATGAAAAAAATGGTTTGGGCACGTGCCTTGCATGAACAAACAATGAGTTTTTCAAAGCAAGGTCGATTAGGTTTCTATGCGCCAACTTGGGGTGAAGAAGCTTCTGAAATGGGAACAGCTGCTGCATTTAAGAAGCAAGACTTCCTTTTCCCTGCTTATCGTGATTTGCCACAATTAATTCAACATGGAGCAACTGTTGCTCAAATGTACTTATGGTCAAAGGGACACATCAAAGGTAACCTTTTTGATGCACGTGCTCTCCGGCCACAAATTATTATCGGAGCGCAGATGGTCGAAATGGCTGGTGGTGCTCTTGGAATTAAGAAGAATGGTGAAAAGGACACTGTTGCCTATGCTTACACTGGTGAAGGTGGAAGCTCACAAGGGGATACTTATGAAGGAATGAACTTTGCTGGTGCATTCCAAGTACCTGGTGTATTTATTATTCAAAATAATGGATGGGCTATTTCGTTCCCACGAAAGCTACAAACTGAAACACAAACAATTGCCCAAAAGGCTGTTGCTGCTGGAATTCCAGGTGTCCAAGTTGATGGAATGGATGTCCTTGCATGTTATGAAGTTGCTAAAGAGGCACGTGAATTTGCTGCTGCTGGTAATGGACCAGTGCTAATCGAAACATTAACATACCGGTTTGGTGCTCACAGTTCAGCAGGTGATGATCCTACTCGTTACCGGACTGAGGATGAAACAAAGCCATGGTTTGATAAAGATCCATTGATTCGTCTTCGCAAGTACCTAACGAAAAAGGGGCTTTGGTCTGAAGAAGAAGAACAAAAATATGCTGATGAATGCAAACAAAGCTTTAAAGAAGCAATGAAAGAAGCAGACTCAGTAGAACCTGAAAAAGTTAGCGATATGTTGAAGCGGACGTTTGAAGTACCAACTCCAGACATTAAAGAACAAATTAAGAAGTACGAAGAAAAGGAGTCGAAGTAA
- a CDS encoding glycerate kinase: MKFVIAPDSFKGGLTAKEAANVMAEGIKRVFPNAEYVLVPMADGGEGTVQSLVDATNGRKMIAKVHNPLNKLVNAEYGILGDGETAVIEMAAASGLQFVNKETANPLITTTYGTGELIKDALDHNIKKIIIGIGGSATVDGGAGMAQALGARLLDADNHEIGLGGGELASLEQIDFGDLDPRLKNVDIQIASDVTNPLTGKNGAAPVFGPQKGADDEMVNILDKNLHHYARKIVAAGGPDVEQTAGAGAAGGLGAGLIAFTGATMKRGVELVIEATQLQKKAVGADYVFTGEGGIDFQTKFGKTPYGVAKATKEVAPNAPVIVLAGNIGKGVNDLYSSTAIDAIFATPEGAKPLKAALADAPIDIAQTAENVARLIKVSHVNN, encoded by the coding sequence ATGAAATTTGTAATTGCTCCAGATTCATTTAAAGGCGGACTAACAGCAAAAGAAGCAGCAAATGTGATGGCAGAAGGAATTAAAAGAGTGTTTCCGAATGCCGAGTATGTTTTAGTTCCAATGGCTGATGGAGGAGAAGGAACTGTTCAATCCTTAGTTGATGCGACTAACGGTCGAAAAATGATTGCTAAAGTCCACAACCCATTAAATAAATTAGTTAATGCTGAGTACGGAATATTAGGTGATGGGGAAACAGCAGTGATTGAAATGGCAGCGGCAAGTGGCCTTCAATTTGTTAATAAGGAGACTGCGAACCCGCTTATTACAACTACATATGGTACCGGCGAGTTAATTAAGGATGCTCTTGACCATAACATAAAAAAAATAATTATTGGAATTGGTGGAAGTGCAACCGTTGATGGCGGGGCGGGAATGGCCCAAGCACTTGGAGCACGTTTACTGGATGCTGATAATCATGAAATTGGTTTAGGCGGTGGTGAGTTAGCAAGTTTAGAGCAAATAGATTTTGGAGACTTAGATCCTCGCTTAAAAAATGTAGATATTCAGATTGCATCAGACGTTACCAACCCATTAACAGGAAAAAATGGGGCCGCCCCAGTATTTGGCCCGCAAAAAGGAGCTGATGACGAAATGGTGAACATCTTGGACAAAAATCTTCATCATTATGCACGAAAAATAGTTGCAGCTGGTGGGCCAGACGTTGAACAAACGGCAGGTGCAGGGGCAGCCGGTGGTTTAGGAGCCGGATTAATAGCATTTACCGGTGCGACAATGAAGCGAGGAGTAGAATTAGTGATTGAAGCAACTCAACTACAAAAAAAGGCAGTTGGCGCTGATTATGTTTTTACTGGTGAAGGAGGAATTGATTTCCAGACTAAATTTGGTAAAACGCCATATGGAGTCGCTAAGGCAACTAAAGAGGTGGCTCCTAATGCTCCAGTAATTGTGTTGGCTGGAAATATTGGTAAAGGTGTAAATGATCTATATTCATCCACGGCCATCGATGCAATTTTTGCAACTCCTGAAGGGGCTAAACCATTAAAAGCAGCATTAGCAGATGCACCTATTGATATTGCGCAAACAGCAGAAAACGTTGCGCGTTTAATTAAAGTGAGTCATGTTAATAATTAG
- the def gene encoding peptide deformylase, with translation MYLMKDITRDGNPVLRKRAAKVSFPLSDEDQKLAKDMMQYLEVSQDPELCEKYKLRAGVGLAAPQVGVSKQMAAVLVPAPAEGEKPLFKDVIINPVIVSESVQYGALTEGEGCLSVDKDVPGYVPRHDRITLRYQDVNGETHKVRLKHYPAIVCQHEIDHLHGVLFYDHINKDQPFEAPADTVMIS, from the coding sequence ATGTATTTAATGAAAGATATTACCCGTGATGGCAATCCCGTTTTACGTAAACGAGCTGCTAAGGTCTCATTTCCCCTATCTGATGAAGACCAAAAATTAGCAAAGGATATGATGCAATACTTAGAAGTAAGCCAAGATCCTGAATTATGTGAAAAGTACAAGTTACGAGCTGGAGTTGGCCTTGCCGCTCCTCAAGTTGGTGTTTCAAAGCAAATGGCTGCTGTCCTTGTTCCCGCACCTGCTGAAGGTGAAAAGCCCTTATTTAAGGACGTTATCATTAATCCAGTAATCGTTAGTGAATCGGTTCAATATGGTGCTCTTACTGAAGGCGAAGGTTGTCTTTCAGTTGATAAAGACGTGCCTGGCTACGTACCACGACATGACCGCATCACATTACGTTATCAAGACGTTAACGGTGAAACTCATAAGGTACGATTAAAGCATTATCCAGCAATTGTTTGTCAGCATGAAATTGACCATTTGCATGGGGTGCTATTTTACGATCATATTAATAAAGATCAACCATTTGAGGCGCCTGCAGATACAGTAATGATTAGTTAA
- a CDS encoding LysM peptidoglycan-binding domain-containing protein has protein sequence MSKKRTHHSNNHRSRGVFAGAVSALSLLAVTTQAVNAEQLTVKSGDTIWGLAKQHGLSISALEQTNPSVKKISDSIDLITVGQQLTLPTTQHDANADLNTDGSYTVKPGDTLSSIADRYNVTVSQLMSWNNLSSNDSLYIGQQLSVTGPAISTAVNAPVVSTPVADASVSAQQPAAQSTDTTSLIQVQTSAVASASVPQQDVASSQPAGTSQATPALSATQQVSTSSTVAAPNQSAANNSSTTIANSTTSTSAAVTSSATTNSPAITTVAAQPATANNVQVASASAENSVAPQTQSFAVSQATSTAVNTAALYGQSFVQVAPVASQASQSQTAPASQATDNVQNSNAASQQTTVITSQAQPQQSQAAASQPAQQAATTNQDLQHGSVVSLATKIANSNSVPYVWGGESLSGMDCSGLVKYVYANAEGKQLPHYTGALENCVDQHPVSEAKPGDLLFWGNHGSTYHTAIYTGNNQYVAAAHPGTNVSTYTISPYFNPSFAGTVK, from the coding sequence ATGAGTAAAAAAAGAACACATCATTCAAATAACCATCGATCTCGTGGCGTTTTTGCAGGAGCAGTTAGTGCCTTAAGTTTATTAGCAGTGACAACACAAGCAGTTAATGCTGAACAGCTTACTGTTAAGTCTGGTGACACTATTTGGGGGCTTGCAAAACAACATGGACTTTCTATTAGTGCATTAGAACAAACAAATCCTTCAGTTAAGAAGATAAGTGATAGCATCGACTTAATTACAGTTGGTCAACAATTAACGTTGCCTACTACTCAACATGATGCTAACGCGGATTTGAATACTGATGGTAGTTATACTGTTAAGCCTGGCGACACGCTTAGCTCTATTGCAGATCGTTATAATGTAACTGTTAGTCAATTAATGTCATGGAATAACTTAAGCTCTAATGATTCATTATACATTGGACAACAACTCAGTGTAACAGGTCCTGCGATCTCAACTGCTGTAAACGCGCCCGTTGTAAGTACCCCTGTTGCTGATGCGAGTGTATCGGCTCAGCAACCGGCTGCTCAATCGACGGACACAACTTCATTGATCCAGGTTCAAACTTCAGCAGTTGCCTCTGCTTCTGTGCCTCAACAAGATGTGGCTAGTAGCCAACCAGCAGGAACTTCACAAGCAACTCCTGCTTTGAGTGCAACGCAACAAGTTTCAACTTCTTCAACAGTAGCTGCTCCTAACCAAAGTGCAGCCAACAATAGTAGTACCACTATTGCGAATAGTACAACTTCGACTTCTGCTGCTGTAACGTCCTCAGCAACTACTAATAGTCCAGCCATTACAACAGTTGCTGCTCAACCTGCTACAGCTAATAATGTTCAGGTTGCTTCTGCCTCAGCTGAAAATAGTGTTGCACCGCAAACACAAAGTTTTGCTGTTAGTCAAGCTACTTCAACAGCTGTGAATACTGCTGCTTTATATGGACAATCATTTGTTCAAGTAGCACCAGTAGCAAGTCAAGCTTCACAATCACAGACTGCACCAGCATCACAAGCGACGGATAACGTTCAGAATAGTAATGCTGCTTCGCAACAAACAACTGTTATAACGTCACAAGCTCAACCGCAACAATCACAAGCGGCTGCTAGTCAACCTGCACAGCAAGCAGCAACTACTAATCAAGATTTACAACATGGTTCTGTAGTTAGTCTTGCCACTAAGATTGCTAACTCTAATAGTGTTCCATACGTATGGGGTGGTGAAAGTCTTAGTGGAATGGATTGTTCTGGATTAGTTAAGTATGTTTATGCTAATGCGGAAGGTAAGCAATTACCACACTATACAGGAGCACTTGAAAACTGTGTGGACCAACATCCAGTTAGTGAAGCTAAGCCAGGCGATCTCTTATTCTGGGGTAACCATGGTTCAACTTACCATACAGCTATTTACACAGGAAATAATCAATATGTGGCCGCTGCTCACCCAGGGACTAATGTTTCGACTTACACAATCAGTCCATACTTTAATCCAAGTTTTGCCGGAACGGTTAAATAG
- a CDS encoding helix-turn-helix domain-containing protein: protein MIDTIREFIKCNMSVNQTAHNLFVHRNTLNNRLLRIKKLFELDPKNTEDLFQLFIGYITFYYRQTL, encoded by the coding sequence TTGATCGATACAATCCGTGAGTTCATTAAGTGTAATATGAGTGTAAATCAAACTGCGCATAATTTATTTGTACACCGTAATACACTTAATAACCGATTACTTCGCATTAAAAAACTTTTTGAACTAGATCCTAAAAATACTGAAGACTTATTTCAACTTTTTATTGGCTACATTACTTTTTACTATCGACAAACTTTATAA
- a CDS encoding alpha-ketoacid dehydrogenase subunit beta, translating into MAKKTYIKAITEGIDIALAEDPKTLVFGEDVGKNGGVFRATNGLQEKYGVDRVFSTPLAESGILGMSIGLAVTGWRPVPEIQFMGFTFEAMDSIAAQMSRIRFQYNGTKHAPITIRTPYGGGTHTAELHGDDLENFFVGIPGLRVVAPSSAYDAKGLIISAIENNDPVLFLENLRLYRSVKGEVPDDKYTVPLDKANVVQEGTDVTIIAYGGEVSEAQKAAKKLAKDNISAEIIDLRSLYPLDTDTIFESIKKTHRVVIVQEAQKMAGVGAQVASAISEGAIMYLDAPVTRVAAPNSVYPFPQAENVWLPGARDIEDAVREVINY; encoded by the coding sequence ATGGCTAAAAAGACTTATATCAAAGCTATTACTGAAGGTATTGACATCGCTTTAGCCGAAGATCCTAAGACTTTAGTATTCGGTGAAGATGTTGGTAAAAACGGTGGTGTTTTCCGTGCGACTAATGGGCTTCAAGAAAAATACGGTGTTGATCGAGTATTTAGTACCCCTCTTGCCGAATCAGGTATTTTAGGAATGTCAATTGGTTTAGCAGTAACTGGCTGGCGTCCAGTACCAGAAATTCAATTCATGGGCTTTACTTTTGAAGCAATGGATTCTATCGCTGCTCAAATGTCAAGGATACGTTTCCAATACAATGGGACTAAGCATGCACCAATTACTATTCGGACTCCTTATGGTGGTGGTACTCATACTGCTGAACTACACGGGGATGATCTTGAAAACTTCTTCGTTGGTATTCCAGGATTACGGGTTGTTGCACCAAGTTCTGCCTATGATGCTAAGGGATTAATTATTTCTGCAATTGAAAATAACGATCCAGTTCTTTTTCTTGAAAACCTTCGTCTCTATCGTTCAGTCAAAGGTGAAGTTCCTGATGACAAGTATACTGTTCCGTTGGATAAAGCAAATGTTGTTCAAGAAGGTACTGATGTTACAATTATCGCTTATGGTGGTGAAGTATCAGAAGCACAAAAAGCCGCTAAGAAATTAGCTAAGGACAATATTTCTGCTGAAATTATCGACTTACGTTCTCTTTACCCACTTGATACTGACACGATCTTTGAATCAATTAAGAAGACGCACAGAGTAGTCATTGTTCAAGAAGCGCAAAAGATGGCTGGTGTTGGTGCCCAAGTTGCATCAGCTATTTCAGAAGGTGCAATTATGTATCTTGATGCTCCTGTTACCCGGGTTGCTGCTCCTAACTCAGTATATCCATTCCCACAAGCTGAAAATGTTTGGCTTCCAGGTGCACGTGATATTGAGGATGCCGTACGAGAAGTAATTAATTACTAA